The Radiobacillus deserti genomic interval ACTCTTTCCGTTTCCCTTTCATAAATGGGACGGCAAGCAGTGATAATAAGGCAAGGTCGACAATTCGATTATGAATTCGATCCATAAATTCCTTCGTTACACTGTAGATTTCCTTCCAATAGAACTGTCCATCCCATTGCATTTGTGGCTTTAATTGTAAATAAGACCTCCAGAAGGAATCGCTATCCTTGTTGTGCCACATTTCCATTCGTTCGATTGCTGCATCATATTGGTACTGGAGATGCTCATAGGCATTGGCATCGGGATGCTCCTTGGAGATTTTAATTACCGTGTCTTCATAGGTTTCTCCGTACAAGTACCCCTCCCCTTGATAGGTTCCGAGTAGTAATGGGTTTCCGGCTCCACCTGTTAGTGGAATGAAATCCCCGAATTGGATGTAGTTTCTTACCCACCAAGGTCCAAGAACGACAACTAGTATTATGGCTGCAACACCGAGCTGCTTTATCGCTAGCTTGATTGGGTATTTTTTAATGACAAAATAAAACAGTAGCAAGAACGGGAACAATGCTATCGTTGCCTTGAACAACACTGCGAGCAAATAAAAGGCCATTAATAGATAAAAGTTCTTCCAGGTTCGTTCATTTGCTAATCGTAAAGAATAATAAATCATCGCAATGAAACAGAACATGAACGGTGTTTCGGTTAGAAACAAATTATCTGTTAGTATTTGAGGTAAGAAACATGCGAGCATGAGTGCGGTCATCAAGCCGATCCAAACGTTTCCTACGTATTTTCCAATCAAATAAACAAAGTAGACACAACCCACTCCGAGCAGGATAAAAATTATTTTTCCAGCTATTGTCCCTATTGCTCCAGTTCCGAAGATAAGGAAAATAGCTGCTAAAAATAATGGCTGCCCCGGCATGATATGTACGGTTGGTGTATCGTTTGGTTTATGATACGTTAACATGCCCGTATCTAATAAAGTTTTCGCACTTCGAACATAGCCAGTGTCATCACTTCCAATGCTTAAATCCCATCCATAATAAAGAAATACCCCAAGACGAAGACCAAAGGCGATGAGTAAAATGATGCCAATATATAATTTACTAGACTGTAAAAAACGAAGGATGCGCTTGTTCATAAAATAACCTCTTTTTCCGGTTATGAATTCCCCGAGATCCCCACAAGGGAAACCCCTAAAATAATGAAAACAACTCCGGCAATTTTCATAATAGATAACGATTCATTAAAGATAAAGTAAGCACCAAAAACAGCAAAGACGTAAGCTAAGCTTTGAATTGGATACGCGATGCTTAATGGAACTCTTGATAAAATAAATAACCACAAAATCGTGGCAAAGCCATACATCGCAAGGCCTGAGATAATGTAAGGCTGCAAGAATAACTTCACAATATCACTAACACTTTGAAAATTTACCGTTTTTTGCATTAATCCATACTTCCATAAAAATTGCCCCGAAACGAGGATTAATGTATTGATTAATATTAAAAAGAAATTAACTACACTCATATTATCTGTCCTTTTCTACACTCTTCTGTAATTCCTCCACTTGCTTGGATAAGAAGGATAGTTCTTGCGTTAATTGTTTAATTTTCGATTCTTGTTTAGATGCATGTATGGTTTGATAAATAAGTAGATTTAAAATAACTAAAAAAGCAATCGTAAACACTAAAGACGGCATATAGGATATACCAATTTCTGCTGCGAGCCGATTAAAAAACGGCAGGAAAATGGAAACAATTAACCCTAACGTTGCGAAAACGACCCAAAGAAATGCTTGCTGATCCTGCAGCTTGTTCTTTGAGCTAAAGTAAAGGACCTGAATAAAAAAGAGGACCGCTATAATAATAGTTATGATTTGTACGATTGGAATCAAGCCCCCTTAGAAAATGGATCGAACAAGGGAAATATAAGAAACCTTTAACATATAGTAGATTGACTTAATGGGTGTAATTGATGACTTTCCACCTTGTCTTTGATTCATTTCTACTTTTATTTCCTTAATCTTATACCCTTTTCTCGCCAAGTAAACCAATACTTCAACTTCGGGATAGTCCGTCGGGTAATATTGGATAAACTCGCGAATGACTTTTCTATTGATAATTCGATAGCCAGAGGTTGGATCGGTCACTTTAATATGCGCTAACAGCCGAATCACCATGTAGAAATAGGATATGCCGAACCTTCTCATTTTGCTTCCTCGATAGCCTGTCTGTTCTACAAATCTAGATCCAATAACTAAATCCAAATCTTCTTTCCTAATCGTGGATACGAGGTTTTCCAAATCACTTGGATTATGCTGCCCGTCTGCATCCAACTGAATAGCATAATCATACCCATTTCTATAGGCATACTTATAGCCCGTTTGCATGGCTCCGCCTATTCCAAGATTAACGGGAAGATTAATGTGATTAATATTATGTTTTTGCAGGATTTCTAATGTTCCATCCGTAGACCCGTCATTGACAACTATATAATCATAGGATGTCGATACTTCAATCTTATTTACTGTGTCTAAAATAGAATCTTCTTCATTATAGGCTGGTATAATGATAAGAATTTTCTTCATTTTCAGGACTTCCTTCTTATGCGTTATAGACTTACTTGCGAATACCTTCTTTAGTTTACCCAAGTGACTATACAATTATATTCAATTTTCCCTAACAGATTATACTACTAACTGACACTATTTGCTATAATCCGATTATACTACTTATTAACATTATTTTACAATGTATGTTTCAAACTAATAAAATAGCACCTCTAATCCACTTAGAGGTGCTGCAAATGGTTTTATGCTTCTTTTTTTCTAGTAAATAGCCTTTTTACTTTCTCCGATAGGCCATCCAAATACGTATAGACAACCGGTATTAAGAAGAGGGTAAAAATACTAGAAATAGTTAACCCGAAAATAACTGTAATAGCTAGCGGCTGTTGGGTTTCTGCTCCCTCTCCGTATCCAAGTGCTAATGGAAGCATACCGAGTATGGTCGTTAATGTCGTCATAAGGATAGGACGCATTCTACTTACTCCCGCTTCGAGGATCGCTTCCTGTCTTTCCATCCCACGCGCTCGAAGAATATTAATGTAATCCACTAACACGATCGCATTGTTCACTACGATACCCGCGAGCATAATTACTCCAATGAATGCTGTGATACTTAGGGGCTGACCTGTTATAAATAACCCTCCAAGCACTCCTACAACGGTTGCTGGCATCGAGAACATGATCACAAATGGGGTTAAGAAGTTCTCAAATTGTATGGCCATGACTGCGTACACGAGGAAAATAGACACGACTAGCGCGACAGCAAGATCTGAGAAGGCCTCGGCCATATCTTGTGCTTCTCCACCGATGGAGTAGGAATACTCTTCTGGGAACTCCATCTGAGCTAATATTTGCTTCACATCCTCACTGACACTACCTAAGTCACGGTTTAAAAGCTCACTTGACACATTCACCTGTGGCTGTTGGTTTTCTCTCGTCAGTTCAGCTGGACTTTGTACTTGCTGGAATTCCGCAATCGATTCTAACGGGATATAATCTCCATTTGGTGTTTGAATGTTCAAGCCTTCCACATCACTAATCGTATTCCGCGATTCTTCAGGCAAAATCATGTTCACATTTTGATCCTCGCCATTTTCCCGATAGCTCATGACGGTTTGACCAGTCATCGCTAACTGAACCTGACTCATCACTTCCTGATAGCTTAAACCATATTGCGCTGCCTTCTCTCGGTCCACTCGGATTTCGAGTTCAGGTCTTGTTTCCGAAATAGAGGATTGTGGATTATGAATGCCGTCAATGTCCGAAATCGCATGGACTACTTGATCGGCTAACTCTCTAAGGACTTCATGCTCTGGACCTGAAAGTTGAATCTGAATCGGGGTGCCTCCACTAAGGCCACCTCCACTCGCACTAATGGTGATTTCAGCACCCGCGATTGTTTGAAGGTCTCGATCTAAATCTGCTACCACTTGTTCGGTTGTTTGCTCCCGATCTGCTTGTGGTACGAGCTGGATGGTGTAGGAAGCCTCATTAGTACTTCCTTGGCCGACTCCTCCAGACATGCTTCCACTACTCGCAACAGTGACATAGTTCGTCTCTATGATATCTTCATACTTTGCTAGCTTCTCATTCACTTGCTCGGACACTTTTAACGTTTCTTCTTGTGTTGTGCCTTCCGCTGTTCGTACAGATACTGTAATCTGGCCTTGATCTCCCTCCGGAATAAAAGCTGTTCCGATTAATGGGGTTAGCGCGAGGCTCCCAGCAATCGCTAAGATAGTCACAAGTATGGTTGACTTTCTAAAGACTAGTATTTTTTTCAAAGCTGCTCGATATCGGTTGTTAAACGCTGTCAGGAAACGATCGAACCAATATCTCCGTCCGTTCTCTTTCATCGCCTTTGTCAAGAGCTTGGACGAAAGCATCGGAACTAGTGTTACTGCGACTACTAAGGATGCGATTAACGAAAACGTAACGGTTAGAGCTAGTGGTGTAAATAATTCAGATGCAATTCCCTCTACAAACACAATGGGCAAAAATACCACTAATGTGGTCGTAGTAGAAGCGATAACCGCTGGCGCTAGCTCAGAAGCACCTTTCTTGGCAGACTCAATGACGCTGTATCCTTGCTGGCGGTAGGAAATGATATTTTCCAAAATAACAATGGAACTGTCCACCATCATTCCAATTCCTAGTGCAAGCCCACCCATCGTAAGGACGTTCAACGTTTCTCCTGTAAAGTATAAAAGGACAAACGTAGAGATAATCGCTATAGGAATCGAAAATCCTACGACTAATGTGGCGCGTACACTTTTTAGGAACAGTAGTAGAATAAGTAATGCGAAAAATCCGCCAATGACCATATTTTGAACGACCGACTTAATGGAAGAGGTGATGAAGGTGGACGTATCTAGAACAACATCTACATTTACTCCTTCAGGTAAATCTTTTTTTAGCTCACCAATGGAAGTCTTAATGTGATTGGAAACTTCGACTGTATTCCCATCTGTCTGTTTCATAATAGGAAGAACAACCGCGGACTCTCCATTTACTTTTGTGACCCCTGATTGATCAAACGTTTCTTTTACTTTTGCTACGTCTTCCACATGTACTGTCGCACCTTGTGGCGTTTGTACAATCGTTTGAGCAATATCGTCTACCGAGTCGAATGTGCCCGCAATCCGGACTTGTAACTCTTTATTTCCTTTCGTTACAACACCTGCTGATCCTGATGTATTCGCGCCTTGTAGTGCTTGCATGATCATCTGTGATTGTAATCCGAGCTGTTTCATTTTTGCTTGATCTAGTTCTAACTCGATGACTCGCTCTCTTCCACCCTCAACGGAGACAGAAGCAACCCCACTTTGTCTTTCAAATTGAGGAACAATACGGTCATTCGCTAGTCCTTGTAGTTGCTCAAGATTATCTCCAGTTAATCCAACCCACATGACAGGAAATTGCTGTGGGTTAAAGCGAAGGACACTCGGATCTCCAGCAGATTCTGGTAGCATTCCTCTTACCTGGTCAACACTTTCCCGAACCTCAAGCAGTGCATTATCCAGGTTCGTTCCCGTATCAAACATCATAATCACGAGCGATGCCCCTGATTGAGATTGGGTTTGAATCGTGTCGATGCCTTCAATAGAACTTACAGCAGATTCAATCGGTTGACTCACCTGCTTTTCCACTTCGGTTGGTGCTGCATCGGGATAGTTCGTTGCAACAACCGCAATGGGTAGATCAATTTCCGGAAATAAGTCAATCGTTAAATTTCGTAAGGACATCGCACCTAATGCTAAAATAGCTAGTACAATCATGATTACACCAACAGGACGTTTGACGGAGGTTTCAACGATTTTCACGATGCATCCTCCTCTTGGATTGTCACTTCTTTCCCATCCGATAGAACGAGCTGACCTTTTACGACGACTTGGTCGCCCTCTTGGATGTCACCTTCCACTGCTGTTTTATCTGTTAACGAACGAAGGACGTTCACTTCGGTTTGAATCGCCTTGTCCTCTTTAATGATATAGACGTAAGTAGAACCGCCTTCTTCCACTAATGCCTCTGTCGGAATAACGAGTCCCTCTGATACTTCCTCTTCTGTTACTCGCATGATAGCTGTCATGCCTGGAAGAACGTCCTCAGCTGGATCCTGCAGAGTTGCCTCCACCTCATAAAGGCTTGTTTGCTGATTGGGAACGGAAGACACGTAATCCACCGTTGCTGTTGCTTCTTTTTCATTCACGATAACCGGTACTTCTTCTAGATCGTTAAATAGCTGTCTAGTTTCGGGCGTTACCCCTACTTGGATATGTAAACTGCTTAATTCACTAATCGTTGCAAAGGGTTCCGTGTTGGAGACCACTCCGCCTTCTGAGGCATTCAAAGACGTAATCTGTCCAGCTATTGTCGCGTCTACCTCGATCTCACCGGTATTCGGAGAAGTGATGGAAATAATCGTATCGCCTTCCTCTACCGTTTGTCCTTTTTCCACATGAACCTCTGTGACTTCCCCTGCTACAGGAGCTATAACAGGTACCGAGGATTTAGGTGTTGTTTTGCCATATATAGATTTTTCAACCGTTAATGTTTCTTTTGTCACTTCATCCACTTGTACTGCAACAGGTACTTCTTCCGCGTTTTCATCTTCCGCTTGATTAGAGCATCCTATTAATGCTGCAGAAATAAAGACAAGGATAAAGAAGATCTTTTTCATTTCTTGTCCTCCTTTGATTAAAATATCCCCATTATCTGTTTAATACGTTAACTATATCGTCTAATCGGACGAAATCCAAATTATTGAACACGAAAAACCCTGCTCATTTGAGCAGGGCCTTTGGTTTACTGGTCTTCGTCTTTGTTTTCATCCATGGTATCGGTGTTTTCATCTGTTGGACCAGTTTGTCCACCTTCACCGTTGGCATCTGTACCATTATTTTCGGTTTGGCCATTCTCACCATTTTGATTTTGGTTATTCTCACCATTCTGGCCGTTTTCACCATTTTCGCCATCCATTAGATCGTTGGTTTCTTCTTGAATTTCATCCCCAGCGTCATTAGCTTTGTCTTCAAGCTCATCTACTGGACCTTCTGTATCTCCGTTGTTTTCGCCACCGTCTTGTTCCAGTGGAGCTTCTTCGTCTTCTGGAGGTGGTGTCTCGTTACCTCCACAAGCAGCGACTAATGAAAGAGCAAGAGCAGGAGCAGTAAGTTTAATTAACCAATTCGTTTTCATTCGTAAGTCCTCCTTTACTTTTGTTCCATATTAGCTTTCCCAGGTAATATAGATAACTTGCAATCAACATACATTTCCAACCCGACTTGGGTAAACCGTTAATACGGTCCCTTTTAGGCTTCTACAGGACGAAGAAAATATACAAAAAAAGAAGCGATTCATCGGAATCGCTCCTAACTATTTTATAGCAAATGTAATTTCAGCCTCACAAGCCAGCTCTCCATCCACTGTCGCAACCGCTTTTCCTTTTCCAACTGGACCTTTCACGCGGATAATTTCCACTTCCAGCTTCAGTTGATCACCTGGTTTTACCTGTCTCTTAAAGCGACATTTATCAAGACCAGCAAGAAATCCAATTTTCCCTCTGTTTTCATCTTTATGTAAAATGACAACCGCACCAACCTGAGCCAAAGCTTCCACAATCAGAACCCCAGGCATTACAGGATAATCAGGAAAATGTCCTTGAAAAAATGGCTCATTAACCGTAACATTTTTTATCCCCACAATCCGTGTACCCTCTTCAAATTCGATAATCTTGTCCACTAATAAAAATGGATATCGGTGGGGGATAATATCTTTAATTTCTTGGATATCAAACATATGTAAAAAGCCCCTTTCAAATTGTCTTTTGTAAGTATATCAAAAGTCGAGTTGCTGAGCCATTTTTTATTGGCTTCGGCGTTGTTTATTATTTATTAACATTCAGCGAGTTTATTCACATTTATGGTGGATTTACTAACGTTCGCGCAGATGCCCGGGCAGGATACTTTCAAAAATCGGGGAAATACTTTCAGCCATGCGAGGTTTACTTGCAATTTTGGCCAAGATACTTTTATTTTCGGCCAGAATACTTTCATATCGCTCAGGCAGGGCATCGTGCATCGAATTTTTACATCTTGGCCAGAAATCGCACTAAGCGCCCACCTTCCGCACCCAAAAAAGAGCACATCACATGTGCTCTTTTCAATCCGGATTTCCGGTTACTATATTTTTTATATGCTTCCATGTATCGAACTCCAGTACATCGGTTGCTTTTCCGTCACCAATGACGCCGTAACCTAGCATGAGTCCTAAAATCAGGGCGAGGAAACAGAGAATGGCAACAACGATGATTCGTAACCATATTGGGAATACTCGGCGTTTTAAGGGTTTGCCTCTTAGCTTTTCTTCTTTTCTGTCTGTCTTTTGTTCTTGGTCTTCGGCTTTTTCTGCTTTTCGTTGTTGTCGTTCTAGTTTCTTTTCTTCTTTTTGAAGCCTCTTTTGCTCGCGACGAGTTTTTTGCTCACTTACGGTTTCTGGCATGCTTGATGACTCCTTACCTCATTCATTTCCTAATGGATTAACGTAATTGGTTCACTAATCCCATCATTTGATCGTTCGTGGAAATAGATCGTGCATTCAATTGATAAGCTCTTTGCGTTACCATAAGCTCTGTCATTTGGTTTGCTAAATCTACATTCGAAGATTCCAAAGCTCCACTCTTCACCTGTATATCTGCAGGGTTTAGTTCTTGTACGATTTCAGCTGGATTAATTCCAGCATTATCGGGCAATCTAAAATTGTTATCTCCTGAAGCCTCTAATACACGAGGGTTATTAATTTGTACGATTGCTAGCTGGTCCTCAATTTGTGTTTGGCCATTGCGTGTTACTTGAATTTGTCCGGTACTAGTAATTTCAATTCCATCAAAACCAGCCTGAAGCAAGATGGGTCCGTCTTGTCCAACGATAGGCTGTCCATCTTGATTCGTTAACATAACTTGCGTGTCATTAATTGGACTCAAGTAGAATGCACCAGAGCGTGTGAAGCGTGTTTCTGTAGCTCCACCTTCCGTAACACTGACCTGGAACCATTGACTGTCATTCAAAAGTGCAACGTCTAGACCTCGACCAGTGGTTTGAACAGCCCCTGCTTGCAGATTTGTATTCGTATGTCCAAGCGCTGCACCAGACCCAATCCGGATTCCATCAGGAGTTAGTCGACCTTGTGCGTTGGCAGGAGCATTGAGGTTGTCGATTTGTTGAAATAGTAACGATTGAAAGTCCGCTTGACGGCTTTTATAGCCCGCAGTGTTTGCATTTGCCATGTTATGTCCAATTAGGTCTAGTTTCTTTTGAAGCTGACCCATTGTAACAGAGGCTTGGTATCCTACTCTACTCATTTATGCTCCTCCTTATCTAATCTTCCCGATTTGATTCACAGCTCGGTCCATACTTTCATCATATGCTTTCAAAACTTTTTGATTCGCTTCAAATAATCGATAGGCAGACATCATTTCTGTTGCAGTCTGAGCCATATCTACGTTAGAACCTTCCAAATATCCTTGTTGAACGGAAAACGTGATGCCAGCTTGGCCACGTGCATCCGCCAATTCTGCACCTTCTACTCGATAGAGCCCTTCGCCTTCCTTAATCAAGTCATTCACATTAGCTGTATAAGCTACACCTAGTGGAATGTTCTGATTCGGGAGTTGGAGAGTTCCCTGACCAGTCACAGTAAACT includes:
- a CDS encoding ArnT family glycosyltransferase; protein product: MNKRILRFLQSSKLYIGIILLIAFGLRLGVFLYYGWDLSIGSDDTGYVRSAKTLLDTGMLTYHKPNDTPTVHIMPGQPLFLAAIFLIFGTGAIGTIAGKIIFILLGVGCVYFVYLIGKYVGNVWIGLMTALMLACFLPQILTDNLFLTETPFMFCFIAMIYYSLRLANERTWKNFYLLMAFYLLAVLFKATIALFPFLLLFYFVIKKYPIKLAIKQLGVAAIILVVVLGPWWVRNYIQFGDFIPLTGGAGNPLLLGTYQGEGYLYGETYEDTVIKISKEHPDANAYEHLQYQYDAAIERMEMWHNKDSDSFWRSYLQLKPQMQWDGQFYWKEIYSVTKEFMDRIHNRIVDLALLSLLAVPFMKGKRKEYLFLIGFILYNTIFNSIYYAYDRYNQPLMFILFLGIATAIYLLAHGAYRLAKRLLQRNSPENSI
- a CDS encoding EamA family transporter, producing the protein MSVVNFFLILINTLILVSGQFLWKYGLMQKTVNFQSVSDIVKLFLQPYIISGLAMYGFATILWLFILSRVPLSIAYPIQSLAYVFAVFGAYFIFNESLSIMKIAGVVFIILGVSLVGISGNS
- a CDS encoding DUF2304 domain-containing protein, with amino-acid sequence MIPIVQIITIIIAVLFFIQVLYFSSKNKLQDQQAFLWVVFATLGLIVSIFLPFFNRLAAEIGISYMPSLVFTIAFLVILNLLIYQTIHASKQESKIKQLTQELSFLSKQVEELQKSVEKDR
- a CDS encoding glycosyltransferase family 2 protein; its protein translation is MKKILIIIPAYNEEDSILDTVNKIEVSTSYDYIVVNDGSTDGTLEILQKHNINHINLPVNLGIGGAMQTGYKYAYRNGYDYAIQLDADGQHNPSDLENLVSTIRKEDLDLVIGSRFVEQTGYRGSKMRRFGISYFYMVIRLLAHIKVTDPTSGYRIINRKVIREFIQYYPTDYPEVEVLVYLARKGYKIKEIKVEMNQRQGGKSSITPIKSIYYMLKVSYISLVRSIF
- a CDS encoding efflux RND transporter permease subunit translates to MKIVETSVKRPVGVIMIVLAILALGAMSLRNLTIDLFPEIDLPIAVVATNYPDAAPTEVEKQVSQPIESAVSSIEGIDTIQTQSQSGASLVIMMFDTGTNLDNALLEVRESVDQVRGMLPESAGDPSVLRFNPQQFPVMWVGLTGDNLEQLQGLANDRIVPQFERQSGVASVSVEGGRERVIELELDQAKMKQLGLQSQMIMQALQGANTSGSAGVVTKGNKELQVRIAGTFDSVDDIAQTIVQTPQGATVHVEDVAKVKETFDQSGVTKVNGESAVVLPIMKQTDGNTVEVSNHIKTSIGELKKDLPEGVNVDVVLDTSTFITSSIKSVVQNMVIGGFFALLILLLFLKSVRATLVVGFSIPIAIISTFVLLYFTGETLNVLTMGGLALGIGMMVDSSIVILENIISYRQQGYSVIESAKKGASELAPAVIASTTTTLVVFLPIVFVEGIASELFTPLALTVTFSLIASLVVAVTLVPMLSSKLLTKAMKENGRRYWFDRFLTAFNNRYRAALKKILVFRKSTILVTILAIAGSLALTPLIGTAFIPEGDQGQITVSVRTAEGTTQEETLKVSEQVNEKLAKYEDIIETNYVTVASSGSMSGGVGQGSTNEASYTIQLVPQADREQTTEQVVADLDRDLQTIAGAEITISASGGGLSGGTPIQIQLSGPEHEVLRELADQVVHAISDIDGIHNPQSSISETRPELEIRVDREKAAQYGLSYQEVMSQVQLAMTGQTVMSYRENGEDQNVNMILPEESRNTISDVEGLNIQTPNGDYIPLESIAEFQQVQSPAELTRENQQPQVNVSSELLNRDLGSVSEDVKQILAQMEFPEEYSYSIGGEAQDMAEAFSDLAVALVVSIFLVYAVMAIQFENFLTPFVIMFSMPATVVGVLGGLFITGQPLSITAFIGVIMLAGIVVNNAIVLVDYINILRARGMERQEAILEAGVSRMRPILMTTLTTILGMLPLALGYGEGAETQQPLAITVIFGLTISSIFTLFLIPVVYTYLDGLSEKVKRLFTRKKEA
- a CDS encoding efflux RND transporter periplasmic adaptor subunit is translated as MKKIFFILVFISAALIGCSNQAEDENAEEVPVAVQVDEVTKETLTVEKSIYGKTTPKSSVPVIAPVAGEVTEVHVEKGQTVEEGDTIISITSPNTGEIEVDATIAGQITSLNASEGGVVSNTEPFATISELSSLHIQVGVTPETRQLFNDLEEVPVIVNEKEATATVDYVSSVPNQQTSLYEVEATLQDPAEDVLPGMTAIMRVTEEEVSEGLVIPTEALVEEGGSTYVYIIKEDKAIQTEVNVLRSLTDKTAVEGDIQEGDQVVVKGQLVLSDGKEVTIQEEDAS
- the fabZ gene encoding 3-hydroxyacyl-ACP dehydratase FabZ; amino-acid sequence: MFDIQEIKDIIPHRYPFLLVDKIIEFEEGTRIVGIKNVTVNEPFFQGHFPDYPVMPGVLIVEALAQVGAVVILHKDENRGKIGFLAGLDKCRFKRQVKPGDQLKLEVEIIRVKGPVGKGKAVATVDGELACEAEITFAIK
- a CDS encoding DNA-directed RNA polymerase subunit beta, with the protein product MPETVSEQKTRREQKRLQKEEKKLERQQRKAEKAEDQEQKTDRKEEKLRGKPLKRRVFPIWLRIIVVAILCFLALILGLMLGYGVIGDGKATDVLEFDTWKHIKNIVTGNPD
- a CDS encoding flagellar hook-basal body protein → MSRVGYQASVTMGQLQKKLDLIGHNMANANTAGYKSRQADFQSLLFQQIDNLNAPANAQGRLTPDGIRIGSGAALGHTNTNLQAGAVQTTGRGLDVALLNDSQWFQVSVTEGGATETRFTRSGAFYLSPINDTQVMLTNQDGQPIVGQDGPILLQAGFDGIEITSTGQIQVTRNGQTQIEDQLAIVQINNPRVLEASGDNNFRLPDNAGINPAEIVQELNPADIQVKSGALESSNVDLANQMTELMVTQRAYQLNARSISTNDQMMGLVNQLR